A DNA window from Helianthus annuus cultivar XRQ/B chromosome 15, HanXRQr2.0-SUNRISE, whole genome shotgun sequence contains the following coding sequences:
- the LOC110918822 gene encoding uncharacterized protein LOC110918822, producing MVSIVSCPLLSTCVHHARSISLPNISHPITLQVEEELAHFKSSEASSSSTTNIETLCDSILRLKRLYTSVNDLISLPQTQQALLHRKDDKLVDELLDRSMSLLDVCGSIKDVMEQAKEHIRNIQSALRRRKESLKCDNSSLLKVKDARKGILALKQLDNKIGGTALLNLDHHLASLVRSVRDTSALSVSIFGSLISFNSIFVSKPKPTKWTIVSVLIHKPKTMSVDQPHVSNEALESHIQVIEESVECMSRTLIKARVSLLNIRSH from the coding sequence ATGGTTTCAATAGTCTCTTGTCCGTTATTATCCACCTGTGTGCACCATGCTCGATCCATCAGTTTACCTAACATATCACATCCTATCACTCTTCAAGTTGAAGAGGAACTAGCTCATTTCAAATCGTCCGAGGCATCTTCATCTTCAACCACGAATATAGAAACACTCTGTGATTCTATATTGAGGTTGAAAAGGTTGTATACATCTGTTAACGATCTTATCAGCTTGCCACAGACCCAACAAGCCCTTTTGCACAGAAAGGATGATAAATTAGTTGATGAGTTGCTAGATCGATCAATGAGTCTTTTAGATGTTTGTGGCTCCATAAAAGATGTCATGGAACAAGCAAAGGAGCATATAAGAAATATTCAATCAGCTCTTAGAAGGAGAAAGGAGAGCCTGAAATGTGACAATTCCTCACTCTTGAAAGTGAAGGATGCTAGAAAAGGAATTTTAGCACTAAAGCAACTGGATAATAAGATTGGGGGTACTGCTCTCTTGAATCTTGATCACCACCTGGCATCTTTGGTTAGATCAGTCAGAGATACTAGTGCATTGAGTGTTTCCATATTTGGATCACTCATATCGTTTAACTCCATATTTGTGTCGAAACCAAAGCCTACCAAATGGACGATAGTTTCCGTTCTAATACATAAACCGAAAACTATGAGTGTAGATCAACCTCATGTATCAAATGAGGCTCTGGAATCCCATATTCAAGTCATAGAGGAGAGTGTAGAGTGCATGTCTAGGACCTTGATCAAAGCAAGGGTTTCTCTCCTTAATATACGCTCTCACTAG